From the genome of Paraburkholderia largidicola:
AGGGCAGCCTCCAGCCCCAGCGCGCGCGGCAGACGCTGCGTGCCGCCCGCGCCCGGCAGGATGCCGAGCTTCACTTCGGGCAGCGCGATCTGCGCGCCGGGCGCTGCTACGCGATAGTGCGCGCCCAATGCGAGTTCCAGCCCGCCGCCCATCGCAACGCTATGGATCGCTGCGACGACAGGCTTCGCGCTGCCTTCGACGGCCTTGATGACGGTCATCAGCGTCGGTTCCTGCAGCGCTTTCGGCGTGTTGAATTCGGTGATGTCGGCGCCGCCCGAGAAGGCTTTGCCCGCGCCCGTCAGCACGATCGCCTTGATGGCGGGATCGCCCAGCGCGCGCTCGACGCCTTCGATGATGCCCGTGCGCGTCGACAGGCCGAGGCCATTGACGGGGGGATTATTCAGCGTGATGACGGCGACGCCGTCGTGTGTCGTGTAGTCCACTGCCATCTGCCTGCCTCCATGCGATGCGGACGCGCCTCACGTGCGCGGTCCGGATGGGAACACCCGAACCATTGTCCGCTGTTTCGCTGTTCGTTTGCGATAGCAGGCAGAATACACAAAAAAGCACGCTCGTTCAAATTTAAACGATGCATGCCGGGATGGGCGTAAACCCGAGGTCTACGACAGATCGGTCTTCGCGTGCCGGGCGGCCCCTGCTTCTTCCTCGTCGAACGGACAGTTCCCGATGTCGAGCGCCGACGGCAGCACGTGATCGCGGAACCGCTCACGCAGCTTGAGCTTCTGCAACTTGCCCGTCGCGGTGTGCGGCAATTCGTCGACGAATACGACGTCGTCGGGAATCCACCATTTCGCGACCTTGCCTTCGTAGAACGCGAGCATGTCGTCGCGCGTCACGTCGGCGTCCGGACGTTTCACGACGACGAGCAGCGGCCGCTCCGTCCACTTCGGATGCGCGCACGCGATGCACGCCGCCTCCGCCACGGCCGGATGCGCGATCGCGACGTTCTCGACGTCGATCGAACTGATCCACTCGCCACCCGACTTGATCACGTCCTTGCTGCGGTCGGTGATGTTCAGGAAGCTGTCCTTGTCGATCGTCGCGACGTCGCCCGTCGGGAACCAGCCGTCGACGAGCGGCGATGCATCGCTGCGGAAGTACCGGTCGATTACCCACGGCCCGCGCACATGCAGGTCGCCGAACGCGACGCCGTCCCACGGCAGTTCGCGCCCGTCGTCGCCGACGATCTTCATATCGACGCCGTACATCACGTGGCCCTGCTTTTCGCGCAGCTTGCGCTGCTCGTCGGGCGAGCGTTGCGACTGTTCCCATGTGAGCTTGGACAGCGTGCCGAGCGGCGACATTTCCGTCATGCCCCACGCGTGAATCACCTCGACGCCATAGACCTCCTGGAACATCTTGAGCATTGCGGGCGGGCATGCGGACCCGCCGATCACCGTGCGCTGCAGCGTCGAAAACTTCACGCCCGCTTCGCGCAAGTAGTTCAGCAAGCCGAGCCACACAGTCGGTACGCCCGCCGAGTACGTGACGCGCTCCGCCTCCATCAGCTCATACAGCGACTTGCCATCGAGATCTTTGCCCGGAAACACGAGCTTCGCGCCCGTCAGCGGCGCGGCATGCGGAATGCCCCATGCGTTCACATGGAACATCGGCACGACGGGCAGCACGGAATCGCGCGCGGACAGGCCCATCGCATCGGGCAGCGACGCGCCGTACGCGTGCAACACCGTCGATCGATGCGAGTACAGCGCGCCCTTCGGATTGCCCGTGGTGCCCGACGTGTAGCAAAGGTTGGATGCGCAACGTTCGTCGATGGCCGGCCACTCGAAATCGCCGTCGTGCTGCGCGAGCAGCGCTTCATAGCTGGAAGCCGCCGTCGACATGCGCGGCATGTGCGCTTCGTCCGTCATCGCGATCCAGCCGCGCACGTTCGGACACTGCGGCGCAAGCACATCGACGAGTGCGGCGAAGGTGATGTCGAACAGCACGTAGCGGTCGTCGGCGTGATTGACGATGTAGGCGATCTGATCGGGAAAGAGGCGCGGGTTGATGGTGTGGCAGACGGCGCCGAAGCCCGTCGTGCCGTAGTACGTTTCCAGATGCCGGTAGCCGTTCCAGGCG
Proteins encoded in this window:
- a CDS encoding 3-(methylthio)propionyl-CoA ligase, producing the protein MTTPLYGQMMDVPLTVSSLLAHASRHFGTTEIVSKRIEGDVHRYTYRDCEQRAKQLAQALIALGVEAGDRIGTLAWNGYRHLETYYGTTGFGAVCHTINPRLFPDQIAYIVNHADDRYVLFDITFAALVDVLAPQCPNVRGWIAMTDEAHMPRMSTAASSYEALLAQHDGDFEWPAIDERCASNLCYTSGTTGNPKGALYSHRSTVLHAYGASLPDAMGLSARDSVLPVVPMFHVNAWGIPHAAPLTGAKLVFPGKDLDGKSLYELMEAERVTYSAGVPTVWLGLLNYLREAGVKFSTLQRTVIGGSACPPAMLKMFQEVYGVEVIHAWGMTEMSPLGTLSKLTWEQSQRSPDEQRKLREKQGHVMYGVDMKIVGDDGRELPWDGVAFGDLHVRGPWVIDRYFRSDASPLVDGWFPTGDVATIDKDSFLNITDRSKDVIKSGGEWISSIDVENVAIAHPAVAEAACIACAHPKWTERPLLVVVKRPDADVTRDDMLAFYEGKVAKWWIPDDVVFVDELPHTATGKLQKLKLRERFRDHVLPSALDIGNCPFDEEEAGAARHAKTDLS